Proteins co-encoded in one Cytobacillus sp. NJ13 genomic window:
- the sspL gene encoding small, acid-soluble spore protein L — MSKNGHTNRGKKAPGVNPQGYGQDAEFSEEPKSKLENAAKKKNTK, encoded by the coding sequence ATGAGCAAAAATGGACATACAAACAGAGGAAAAAAAGCACCTGGCGTAAACCCTCAAGGATACGGGCAGGATGCTGAATTTTCAGAAGAGCCTAAAAGCAAACTGGAGAATGCAGCGAAGAAGAAGAATACTAAATAA
- the cspD gene encoding cold-shock protein CspD: MQNGKVKWFNNEKGFGFIEVEGGDDVFVHFTAIQGDGFKSLEEGQEVSFEIVEGNRGPQAANVVKL; this comes from the coding sequence ATGCAAAACGGTAAAGTAAAATGGTTCAATAATGAAAAAGGTTTCGGTTTCATCGAAGTTGAAGGCGGAGACGATGTATTCGTACACTTCACTGCTATCCAAGGTGATGGTTTTAAATCTTTAGAAGAAGGCCAGGAAGTTTCTTTTGAAATCGTTGAAGGAAACCGCGGACCTCAAGCTGCAAACGTTGTAAAACTATAA
- a CDS encoding sulfurtransferase, producing the protein MKYLVEKEWVLTKLDDPNIRIADCRFKLGSPEEGRSLYNLSHIPNAVYFDLEKDLSGPVREHGGRHPLPDPSQFRGALEKSGISRDTTIIAYDGGEGAFAARFWWMLMYLGHEKVYVLNGGYKEWAESGYPLTNKVQSYGPADFKIDLQPDILASYEEVKEFTYNQDTAVMIDSREEKRYLGLEEPIDKKAGHIPGAINRVWLEAYKNGRFKEAEEQEQRFADIHKNKPVIVYCGSGVTAAPNFLALKEAGFPNVKLYAGSFSDWISYDGNKIETVEK; encoded by the coding sequence ATGAAGTATCTGGTAGAAAAGGAATGGGTTTTAACCAAACTGGATGACCCCAATATCCGAATTGCCGACTGCCGCTTTAAACTTGGGTCGCCTGAAGAAGGGCGCAGCTTATATAATCTCAGCCATATTCCCAATGCAGTGTATTTTGATTTAGAGAAGGATCTGTCAGGCCCTGTGAGAGAACATGGGGGCAGGCACCCGCTTCCCGATCCCTCTCAATTTAGAGGAGCACTTGAGAAATCTGGAATCAGCAGGGATACCACAATAATTGCCTATGATGGAGGAGAAGGGGCTTTTGCTGCAAGATTCTGGTGGATGCTCATGTATTTGGGACATGAAAAAGTATATGTATTGAACGGCGGATATAAAGAATGGGCTGAGAGCGGCTATCCTTTGACTAATAAGGTTCAAAGCTACGGGCCAGCTGACTTTAAAATCGATCTGCAGCCTGATATACTTGCTTCATACGAAGAAGTTAAAGAGTTTACCTATAATCAGGATACTGCTGTAATGATTGATTCGAGAGAGGAAAAGAGATACCTGGGACTGGAAGAGCCTATTGATAAAAAAGCCGGCCATATCCCTGGAGCAATCAATAGAGTTTGGCTTGAAGCGTATAAAAATGGAAGGTTTAAAGAAGCAGAGGAACAGGAGCAACGGTTTGCAGACATACATAAGAATAAACCGGTAATTGTTTACTGCGGATCTGGGGTAACAGCAGCACCTAATTTCCTGGCATTAAAGGAAGCCGGCTTCCCTAATGTTAAATTATATGCTGGAAGCTTCAGTGACTGGATCTCTTATGACGGCAATAAAATAGAAACTGTCGAAAAATAG
- a CDS encoding ribonuclease H family protein, whose protein sequence is MKYKLEWKYKLKGNEDILFTSDWIDGESALQAGEDIEKSGKGKEVIYYDEAGTSWSTKEMRKLLMEVEEDPHDITVFFDGGFNKETSQAGLGAVIYYKQGKKKYRVRANELFDEMENNNEAEYAAIYYALNLLDEMGVHHMTCEFKGDSQVVLKQLEGEWPCYEENLNRWLDRIEEKIKKLGILPRYRPIPRNENKEADKLAGQALQGKFINSKMQII, encoded by the coding sequence ATGAAATATAAATTGGAATGGAAATATAAACTTAAAGGAAATGAGGATATATTATTTACTTCAGACTGGATTGACGGTGAATCGGCATTGCAGGCTGGAGAAGATATTGAAAAATCAGGGAAGGGCAAAGAAGTAATTTATTATGATGAAGCTGGCACCTCATGGAGCACAAAAGAAATGAGAAAGCTTCTAATGGAAGTGGAAGAGGATCCTCATGATATTACCGTATTTTTTGATGGCGGATTTAATAAAGAAACCAGTCAGGCTGGACTCGGTGCGGTAATATATTATAAACAGGGCAAAAAAAAGTACCGTGTACGGGCAAATGAGCTCTTTGATGAGATGGAAAATAATAATGAGGCAGAATATGCGGCCATTTATTACGCTCTCAACCTGCTCGATGAAATGGGCGTTCATCATATGACTTGTGAATTCAAAGGGGATTCCCAGGTAGTATTGAAACAGCTTGAAGGTGAATGGCCATGTTATGAAGAAAATTTAAACCGCTGGCTTGACCGTATTGAAGAAAAAATTAAAAAGCTTGGTATCCTTCCAAGGTATAGACCCATTCCGCGCAATGAAAACAAAGAAGCAGATAAATTGGCCGGTCAGGCACTGCAGGGTAAGTTTATTAACAGCAAAATGCAGATCATATAA
- a CDS encoding DUF6123 family protein: MTVEEYLHFLQSKGFQFREDAVGFIYFGKNYTNASDELANAAIELTLKAQKSFDGSFYVSLLETLVSKNITSRREAIKFVKEKAII, encoded by the coding sequence ATGACAGTTGAAGAGTATTTGCACTTTTTGCAAAGTAAAGGTTTTCAATTTCGGGAAGACGCGGTTGGCTTCATTTACTTTGGCAAAAATTATACCAATGCTTCTGACGAGCTTGCAAATGCAGCAATAGAACTTACATTAAAAGCGCAGAAATCATTTGACGGCAGTTTTTACGTATCTTTGCTTGAAACATTGGTTTCAAAGAATATTACCAGCAGGCGGGAAGCGATAAAATTTGTAAAAGAAAAAGCAATCATTTAA
- a CDS encoding queuosine precursor transporter, protein MFNEWFGLFFAIINFTLVLAMYRMFGKTGLFVWIGFSTVMANLQVVKTIEMFGLTATLGNAMYGTAFLVTDILNEKYGKEEAKKAVWLGFFTLLSMTLIMQMVLLFKPHETDFAQEPLSTLFSILPRIAAGSLAAYLVSQFTDVYIFTYLKKKFPKDCQFWIRNNGSTMISQLLDTLVFTSIAFLGVFPKEEWIQIFITTYLLKFIVAILDTPFGYIAKRFPVKD, encoded by the coding sequence ATGTTTAATGAATGGTTTGGATTGTTCTTTGCAATTATTAATTTCACATTAGTATTGGCTATGTACCGCATGTTCGGAAAGACTGGTTTATTCGTCTGGATAGGCTTCTCTACTGTCATGGCCAATCTTCAAGTAGTAAAAACCATTGAAATGTTCGGCCTGACGGCTACTTTAGGAAACGCTATGTACGGTACCGCTTTTCTCGTTACGGATATCCTAAATGAAAAGTACGGAAAAGAAGAAGCAAAAAAAGCTGTATGGCTTGGCTTCTTTACTCTCCTGTCCATGACTCTCATCATGCAGATGGTATTATTATTTAAACCGCATGAAACAGATTTTGCACAGGAGCCGCTCAGCACTCTTTTTTCGATTCTGCCGCGGATTGCTGCCGGAAGCCTCGCTGCCTATTTAGTCAGCCAATTTACGGATGTTTATATCTTTACCTATTTAAAAAAGAAATTTCCAAAGGATTGCCAATTTTGGATCAGAAATAATGGCAGCACCATGATCAGCCAGCTATTGGATACCCTTGTTTTTACAAGTATTGCCTTCCTCGGTGTTTTCCCAAAGGAAGAATGGATTCAAATATTCATCACGACTTATTTGCTGAAATTTATAGTAGCTATACTTGATACCCCGTTTGGCTATATTGCTAAACGTTTTCCAGTAAAAGATTAG
- a CDS encoding zinc-finger domain-containing protein, translating to MSRKEIINEVEELMISYCKDCFLHKHHKEDRGRRYAHRFCIKECTVGEKIKSIGSKLS from the coding sequence TTGAGCAGAAAGGAAATTATTAATGAAGTGGAGGAGCTGATGATCAGTTACTGCAAAGACTGCTTCCTTCATAAACATCATAAAGAGGATAGAGGGCGCAGATATGCCCATCGATTTTGCATTAAAGAGTGCACGGTAGGTGAGAAAATTAAATCAATTGGCAGCAAGCTTTCATAA
- a CDS encoding DMT family transporter, with protein MNRSVIFADVSLLLVAFVWGTTFVLVQNAIAFLEPFSFNGVRFFMAAFLLGGWLVIFEREQLKKLDKKLLISGVIMGLFLFIGYAFQTIGLLHTTSSKAGFITGLSVVMVPVFSFMLLKIRPGFNAIIGVSIATGGLYLLTMTDKVSLNIGDAYVLICAVGFALHIIFTGKYSSKYPALLLTVIQIGTVALLSVIFAFFTENWQQAFETGVLFKTNVVTALIVTSLFATAIAFFAQTAFQKYTTPTRVALIFAMEPVFAAAAGFMWANERLSFSALTGCLLIFAGMVFAEIPAKKTLSIFRKKTA; from the coding sequence ATGAATAGATCGGTTATATTTGCAGATGTAAGCCTTTTGCTGGTAGCCTTTGTGTGGGGAACCACCTTTGTACTTGTACAAAACGCCATTGCGTTTCTTGAGCCATTTTCTTTTAATGGCGTACGCTTTTTCATGGCCGCTTTCTTGCTGGGAGGCTGGCTTGTTATTTTTGAGAGAGAACAGTTAAAGAAACTAGACAAAAAGCTTTTGATTTCCGGAGTTATTATGGGCTTGTTTTTATTTATAGGCTATGCTTTCCAGACAATCGGCCTGCTTCATACAACTTCTTCAAAAGCTGGCTTTATTACGGGGTTAAGTGTAGTAATGGTCCCAGTCTTTTCTTTTATGCTTTTAAAAATCAGGCCAGGATTTAATGCCATTATAGGTGTATCAATTGCAACGGGGGGTTTGTATTTGCTTACAATGACCGATAAAGTCTCGCTTAATATCGGTGATGCATATGTATTAATCTGTGCTGTCGGTTTTGCACTTCATATCATATTCACAGGGAAATACAGCAGCAAATATCCCGCCCTGCTATTAACGGTTATTCAAATAGGTACCGTGGCATTACTATCAGTCATTTTTGCATTTTTCACAGAAAATTGGCAGCAGGCATTTGAAACAGGAGTCTTATTTAAGACCAATGTGGTGACTGCTCTGATTGTAACTTCACTATTTGCTACCGCGATCGCATTTTTTGCACAGACGGCATTTCAAAAATACACAACACCTACAAGAGTAGCCCTGATCTTTGCCATGGAACCTGTGTTTGCAGCCGCTGCGGGATTTATGTGGGCGAATGAGAGACTTTCCTTTAGTGCCCTGACTGGCTGTCTGCTTATTTTCGCAGGAATGGTTTTTGCAGAAATCCCTGCTAAGAAAACTTTATCGATCTTTAGGAAAAAAACAGCTTAA
- a CDS encoding divergent PAP2 family protein: protein MNKGVYIALLSIGLAQGLKIPIHYVKKGELRPDLFFQTGGMPSSHSAGVSSLTTFIALKRGVPTVDFALSLVYGLIVMYDAQGIRRQTGELTLKVNSLGELVDKIHKDETVKFEEEGPKKLKEMLGHQPAEVLGGALLGVLTGTLGYLLTKKK from the coding sequence ATGAATAAGGGAGTTTATATCGCTCTTTTAAGTATAGGGCTGGCACAGGGCCTGAAAATCCCCATCCATTATGTAAAAAAGGGAGAACTTCGTCCGGATTTATTTTTCCAGACAGGGGGCATGCCGAGTTCCCATTCGGCAGGTGTTTCGTCTTTAACTACTTTTATTGCTTTAAAGCGGGGAGTGCCGACGGTCGACTTTGCTTTGTCGCTGGTTTATGGCCTGATCGTTATGTATGATGCCCAGGGAATCAGGCGCCAGACCGGTGAGCTAACCCTGAAGGTAAACAGTCTGGGTGAGCTGGTTGATAAAATTCACAAAGATGAAACAGTAAAGTTTGAGGAGGAAGGTCCAAAGAAACTGAAGGAAATGCTCGGCCACCAGCCTGCTGAAGTATTGGGCGGAGCTCTTCTCGGTGTATTAACTGGAACACTTGGCTACCTTCTAACTAAGAAAAAATAA
- a CDS encoding 5'-3' exonuclease H3TH domain-containing protein has protein sequence MNEKKPSLLLVDGMALLFRAYFATAMSGQFMINSKGMPTNGVYGFVKHFLTAVSSFNPTHVAVCWDMGSKTFRTEMFDAYKANRPEAPIELVPQFDLVKDVVEAFDVPNIGLEGYEADDCIGTIARKVSQEAEVLILTGDQDILQLLDDNISVILLQKGYGNYLVHTTETFYEEKGITPKQMIDLKAFMGDTSDNYPGVKGIGEKTALKLLQQFEHIEGVLENLEQLTKGQRAKIEQDLEMLHLSRQLAEIKCDVPVECPLDLAQFTMNREKVMEKFTEIEFRGLHRFLDFKKEYA, from the coding sequence ATGAACGAGAAGAAACCTTCACTGCTGCTGGTTGATGGAATGGCTCTGCTGTTCAGGGCATATTTTGCAACAGCAATGTCCGGTCAATTTATGATAAATTCAAAAGGAATGCCTACAAATGGAGTTTACGGATTTGTTAAACACTTTTTAACGGCTGTTTCTTCCTTTAACCCGACTCATGTGGCCGTATGCTGGGATATGGGAAGCAAAACCTTCCGCACGGAAATGTTTGATGCCTATAAAGCAAACCGTCCTGAAGCTCCGATTGAACTTGTGCCTCAATTCGATCTAGTAAAAGATGTCGTGGAAGCTTTTGATGTGCCTAATATTGGCCTTGAAGGATATGAAGCTGATGACTGCATTGGCACCATTGCAAGAAAAGTTAGCCAGGAAGCGGAAGTCCTGATCCTTACTGGCGACCAGGATATCCTGCAGCTTCTGGATGACAATATTTCTGTCATTCTGCTGCAAAAAGGCTATGGGAATTATCTTGTGCATACGACGGAAACCTTTTATGAAGAAAAGGGAATAACACCTAAGCAGATGATTGACCTGAAAGCCTTCATGGGGGATACGAGTGATAATTATCCGGGAGTAAAAGGAATTGGCGAAAAAACAGCTCTGAAGCTGCTGCAGCAATTTGAGCATATTGAAGGGGTACTGGAAAACCTGGAACAGCTCACAAAAGGACAGCGTGCCAAGATCGAACAGGATCTTGAAATGCTGCACTTGAGCAGACAGCTCGCCGAAATAAAATGCGATGTACCAGTTGAATGCCCTCTCGACCTGGCGCAATTCACAATGAACCGGGAAAAGGTCATGGAGAAATTCACTGAAATTGAATTCCGCGGCCTTCACAGATTTCTTGATTTTAAAAAGGAATATGCATAA
- a CDS encoding reverse transcriptase-like protein yields MIEVYIDGASAGNPGPSGAGIFIKNNGKVERYSIPLGNMENHEAEYRAFIHALEICIEKGYKTVSFRTDSQLVNRAVEKEFVKNKKFAPLLENALELTRQFDLFFMKWVPSSENKGADELARAAIRKNRAKGQKDNE; encoded by the coding sequence TTGATTGAAGTATATATCGATGGAGCAAGTGCCGGAAACCCAGGTCCCAGCGGTGCAGGCATATTCATTAAAAATAATGGCAAAGTTGAACGCTATTCCATTCCTTTAGGGAATATGGAAAATCACGAAGCCGAATACCGTGCATTTATTCATGCGCTGGAAATATGTATAGAAAAGGGGTACAAAACAGTTTCCTTTCGAACGGATTCACAGCTCGTTAACCGGGCCGTTGAAAAGGAATTCGTAAAAAATAAAAAGTTTGCTCCCTTGCTTGAAAATGCTTTGGAGCTTACAAGACAATTTGATTTGTTTTTTATGAAGTGGGTGCCCAGCTCCGAAAACAAAGGAGCAGATGAATTGGCCAGAGCTGCCATTCGCAAAAATAGAGCGAAAGGTCAAAAAGATAATGAATAG